DNA sequence from the SAR324 cluster bacterium genome:
TACGTGGTGGTTGCTCATTGAATGAGAGAAATCCACCTGGGTGCACTGACTCAAAGTGGTATCCCACTTGGCTTAGATTCTCGCGTCGAGCGTCCATATGTTCAGGCGGAATGTTGGTCACGAAATGCACGGGATATGCCCCAAAAACCTCGTTAAACCTAGGTGCAGGGACTAAACTTTCCAACTCTCGAAAGGCATTACTGTTGACAAAATACTCCCAACCTTCGAGTTGCTGTTGTTCCGTCAGAAGTTCGCTGAAATCCCAACGGGTAGTTTGAAAATTTTCGGGGAGATCCAGTTGAAAGTAAGCACTAATCACCCGTAGATAAGCACTCTCAAAATCCAACACCACTCCGTCTACATCAAAAAAACAACGTAACATCCGTGAAGCCTCCTCATCCGATTGATTTTGAAATTTTTGGGACTGACTCTTTTCTAGCAAAGCTATTTGGGCAGCAACCTGATGTTGAGTTTTTCCCAATTACTCTGCCATTGCACCAGCAAAGGCATTAGTTGCTTTTGCTCAGAGCGTAATCTCTCCAATTGTTCTAGCACACCACTCAGGTCTGCTTGGCAACCTCGAGCTGATTCTTGCCAACAAACCAAAATGGTGTCTAGCAGTTGTTGAGTCCCAGACCAAAGATATCGATATTTTAAATTTTCCTGATAATTCAACACATCAAAATTTAAGTTCTCTCGCAACTGTCGTTCTAACTCACGCTGGCTTTGCTGATGAAACTCTGCCTGAAGATTTTGCTCCTTATGCCATAGAGAACGAACCCAGCTCCGACCATAAAGTAACCAACTACGCAGTTGCTCCGGAGTTTGAAACGCCAACGTAGTCGTAAATGAAATCGGTTCAATCTCTGGAAATTGCCAGTAGACTTTAGGGTTTTCAGTAGATAATAACGAATCCTTCCGCAATCTGCTCTGAAGTTGGTACTCTCTTTGTTGTAGTTCGTCTAGAACCTCAAAGAACGGTTCTACGGCTTGATTAATCAGCATCGTTATTTCACTGCATAATCTTGCCATTTCTGGCAACAGGGACACGTTGATTTCATCCACGACCCAATGCAGCAGTTTTTCTCGAACTTCTTGCACCCAGAGCATGCTTTGTATGCTTGGTGAGAAGTTATCCTTTGGTGGTGTCAGTTCCACTTGCCTGAGAAATCGATCCAAACTGCTCCAAATCTTGCCTTCTTGGCGGTCAAACAACGCCCGAACACCATAGTCAATATGCTGCCTCCACTGTTTCTCTCCACCCTTCAGAGTATGCTGCAGATTTTGTTCATGATAGTGCAAATATCGCTGACGATGCTGGAGTTCGCTTTGCCATTCTTCCCAGTCTAGGGTCTCCGTAGAAAGCGTTGCCTGCAGCCGCTCAACAAATTCGGACACTTGGCGATGCAATCTATGCCAATGACTCCATTCTCCGACTAGTAGCGTCTGTGATTGATGATGTACCAACCGCAGCTTCAGTTCCTCCTGAAATACTTTCCAAGCACTTGTACTGATCTGAAAAACAGGGTGATCTTGCCAAAATTCGAGTTGCTTTTGTTCACGATTTGTAAGTTCTAACTTACGTTGCAACAACAAATGCAATGCTGAGAATGTAAAATAGTGAGGCTGTTGCCAACCACATTGACGCAGGTCTCGCAGAATCTGCTCTGTAATGCGATCTACATCGGCTTGTTCCTCATGCTCGTTGAGATCTAAATTGATTACAAAGATGATCTGATCCGCCAAGCCAAGTTGATGTAGGTTACGCAAGAGACGTACATCTGCTTGACGAATCCCAATTCTGGAACTGACTACATAGATGAGCAGGTTGCTACGTGAGGCATATTCCTGCACCTGCACAAAATGGAAGGGGTTTGGTGAATCACTCCCTTGACAATCCGCAATCTCAGTACCTTGCCAAGTCCAACCCGGTTCTTCTAACAGGAGATCTTCCAAAAAAACCGCCCGAGCGTCTTGCTCAACCCAAGCTTGATGCTGATAACTTTCTTTACCAGACCAAGTTTGCACCTGCGTTGAATTACTGAGGTAGCCAACAGCCGCAGAATAGCCGACTAAGCACGCTCGCAGGAAAGCGCGTTCCTCACCAAAATGAGATGTGTCTTCTGCAACAAGTTGTTCATCCAGCCAGTGAAGCACAGACTGACGTTCTGAGGCATGATCTAGTTCGCA
Encoded proteins:
- a CDS encoding dynamin family protein: MPDDSSSGLLLFPPLAETRSQLEKLAELLQWKDAPQLRHWQETLQHAEARLQQARVRIAVLGAVKSGKSTLLNALLGADRLRRGAGILTSIVTRIQPGEISRAHLRFKSKSLLDRQFQAALAFLQSSDSSLPSCELDHASERQSVLHWLDEQLVAEDTSHFGEERAFLRACLVGYSAAVGYLSNSTQVQTWSGKESYQHQAWVEQDARAVFLEDLLLEEPGWTWQGTEIADCQGSDSPNPFHFVQVQEYASRSNLLIYVVSSRIGIRQADVRLLRNLHQLGLADQIIFVINLDLNEHEEQADVDRITEQILRDLRQCGWQQPHYFTFSALHLLLQRKLELTNREQKQLEFWQDHPVFQISTSAWKVFQEELKLRLVHHQSQTLLVGEWSHWHRLHRQVSEFVERLQATLSTETLDWEEWQSELQHRQRYLHYHEQNLQHTLKGGEKQWRQHIDYGVRALFDRQEGKIWSSLDRFLRQVELTPPKDNFSPSIQSMLWVQEVREKLLHWVVDEINVSLLPEMARLCSEITMLINQAVEPFFEVLDELQQREYQLQSRLRKDSLLSTENPKVYWQFPEIEPISFTTTLAFQTPEQLRSWLLYGRSWVRSLWHKEQNLQAEFHQQSQRELERQLRENLNFDVLNYQENLKYRYLWSGTQQLLDTILVCWQESARGCQADLSGVLEQLERLRSEQKQLMPLLVQWQSNWEKLNIRLLPK